In Amycolatopsis coloradensis, one genomic interval encodes:
- a CDS encoding exo 1,3/1,4-beta-D-glucan glucohydrolase encodes MSLTLLGGAVVATPAAVAAEQPVIGKPAFDRDGCARIEKSLPTLADWPKVESRFKGKGGDEQRIARILQGMTLEEKVGQMTQPEIAAITPDEVRQYSIGSVLNGGGSWPNKDKHASQQDWLKLADAYWEAAKGSRTKIPVIWGIDAVHGNNNVYGATVFPHNIGLGAAQDPCLVRDISAATARQIRATGQDWAFAPTLAVVKDDRWGRTYEGFSEDPRIARAYGYEAINGLQDGSTKRIGYNGVIGTAKHFIGDGGTLKGQDQGVNPSSEAEMINVHGQGYYGALAAGSQTVMVSFNSWTNAELGIDEGKLHGSDKALNQILKGKMGFDGLVVSDWNGIGQVPGCTNASCPQAINAGIDIVMVPNDWKAFIANTVAQVNGGQIPLSRIDDAVTRILRVKLRSGLYESQKPSDRSYANSDEALKETWLARDAVRSSQTLLKNNGNVLPLKPKSKVLVVGKSADSIQNQTGGWTLSWQGTGNTNADFPNATSILAGLKQQLGDVNVTFDEKGDTDPKGYDAVIAVIGETPYAEGVGDLTRKTLEASKLYPEDLAVLDKVRGKGAPVVTVYVGGRPLYMNKEINRSDAFVAAWLPGTEGGGVADVLLKGGFKGKLPYSWPKSACQTPLNAGSAEYDPLFELGYGLKAGQRVTVGQLDETAGPATCGSTGGGGTATEDLEVFNRTDVAPYKGFIGSAENWGGTEIGPDGAASHAEIGVVQSDVNVQQDGLKSTWTGTGPAQLYFQNPAGTNDLRGYLNADAALEFDTIVHEAPANRTVISMHCVYPCFSEVNATKLFTDLAGAPKSTVKIPVSCFANGLDLENVNTPFLVYTDGRFSASFANVRWVPKGAQDPDARPCSSLS; translated from the coding sequence ATGAGTCTCACGCTGCTCGGCGGGGCCGTGGTGGCCACGCCCGCGGCCGTCGCCGCCGAACAGCCCGTGATCGGGAAGCCCGCGTTCGACCGGGACGGTTGCGCCCGGATCGAGAAGAGCCTGCCGACGCTCGCCGACTGGCCGAAGGTCGAGAGCCGGTTCAAGGGCAAGGGCGGTGACGAGCAGCGGATCGCCCGGATCCTCCAAGGGATGACCCTCGAGGAGAAGGTCGGGCAGATGACGCAGCCCGAGATCGCGGCGATCACCCCCGACGAGGTCCGGCAGTACTCGATCGGTTCGGTCCTCAACGGCGGCGGTTCGTGGCCGAACAAGGACAAGCACGCCTCCCAGCAGGACTGGCTCAAGCTCGCGGACGCCTACTGGGAAGCCGCGAAGGGCAGCCGGACGAAGATCCCGGTGATCTGGGGCATCGACGCCGTGCACGGCAACAACAACGTGTACGGCGCCACCGTCTTCCCGCACAACATCGGTCTCGGCGCGGCGCAGGACCCCTGCCTGGTGCGCGACATCTCCGCGGCGACGGCCCGGCAGATCCGCGCCACCGGCCAGGACTGGGCCTTCGCGCCGACGCTGGCCGTGGTGAAGGACGACCGCTGGGGCCGCACCTACGAAGGGTTCTCCGAGGATCCGCGGATCGCCAGGGCCTACGGCTACGAGGCGATCAACGGTCTCCAGGACGGCTCGACCAAACGCATCGGCTACAACGGCGTGATCGGTACCGCCAAGCACTTCATCGGGGACGGCGGCACCCTGAAGGGTCAGGACCAGGGCGTCAACCCGTCGTCCGAAGCCGAGATGATCAACGTCCACGGCCAGGGCTACTACGGCGCGCTCGCGGCGGGTTCCCAGACCGTGATGGTGTCGTTCAACAGCTGGACCAACGCCGAACTCGGTATCGACGAGGGCAAGCTGCACGGCAGCGACAAGGCGCTGAACCAGATCCTCAAGGGCAAGATGGGCTTCGACGGCCTCGTCGTGTCCGACTGGAACGGCATCGGCCAGGTTCCCGGCTGCACCAACGCTTCCTGTCCGCAGGCGATCAACGCCGGCATCGACATCGTGATGGTGCCGAACGACTGGAAGGCGTTCATCGCCAACACCGTCGCCCAGGTCAACGGTGGGCAGATCCCGCTTTCGCGGATCGACGACGCGGTGACCCGGATCCTGCGCGTCAAGCTGCGCTCGGGGCTGTACGAGTCGCAGAAGCCGTCGGACCGGTCCTACGCCAACTCCGACGAGGCGCTGAAGGAGACGTGGCTGGCGCGCGACGCCGTCCGTTCGTCGCAGACGTTGCTGAAGAACAACGGCAACGTGCTGCCGCTGAAGCCGAAGTCGAAGGTCCTCGTGGTCGGCAAGAGCGCGGACAGCATTCAGAACCAGACCGGTGGCTGGACGCTGAGCTGGCAGGGGACCGGCAACACCAACGCCGACTTCCCGAACGCCACGTCGATCCTCGCCGGGCTCAAGCAGCAGCTGGGCGACGTCAACGTCACCTTCGACGAGAAGGGTGACACGGACCCGAAGGGCTACGACGCCGTCATCGCCGTCATCGGTGAGACCCCGTACGCGGAAGGCGTCGGCGACCTGACCCGCAAGACACTGGAGGCGTCGAAGCTCTACCCCGAGGACCTGGCCGTTCTGGACAAAGTCCGAGGGAAGGGCGCTCCTGTCGTCACCGTCTACGTCGGCGGCCGCCCGCTGTACATGAACAAGGAGATCAACCGCTCCGACGCGTTCGTCGCGGCCTGGCTGCCCGGCACCGAAGGCGGCGGCGTCGCCGACGTCCTGCTCAAGGGCGGCTTCAAGGGCAAGCTGCCGTATTCGTGGCCGAAGAGCGCCTGTCAGACGCCGCTGAACGCGGGCTCGGCGGAGTACGACCCGCTGTTCGAACTCGGTTACGGCCTCAAGGCCGGCCAGCGCGTCACCGTCGGTCAGCTGGACGAGACGGCCGGACCCGCGACGTGCGGCTCGACCGGTGGCGGCGGCACGGCGACCGAGGATCTCGAGGTGTTCAACCGCACCGATGTCGCGCCGTACAAGGGTTTCATCGGCTCGGCGGAGAACTGGGGCGGTACCGAGATCGGCCCCGACGGCGCCGCTTCACACGCTGAGATCGGCGTCGTGCAGTCGGACGTGAACGTGCAGCAAGACGGGCTCAAGTCGACCTGGACCGGCACCGGGCCGGCCCAGCTCTACTTCCAGAACCCGGCCGGTACCAACGATTTGCGGGGCTATCTCAACGCTGACGCGGCGCTGGAGTTCGACACGATCGTGCACGAGGCGCCCGCCAACCGGACGGTGATCAGCATGCACTGCGTCTACCCGTGCTTCTCCGAGGTGAACGCGACCAAGCTGTTCACCGACCTTGCGGGGGCGCCGAAGTCGACGGTGAAGATCCCGGTGTCGTGCTTCGCCAACGGCCTGGATCTGGAGAACGTCAACACGCCGTTCCTGGTGTACACCGACGGCAGGTTCTCCGCTTCGTTCGCCAACGTGCGGTGGGTGCCCAAGGGGGCGCAGGACCCCGATGCGAGGCCTTGCTCGAGTCTGAGCTGA